The genomic stretch ACGTGTAATTATCACAGACGATATTCCCTCCCCCAACCATTGCCACCAAAAGAAAAGCATAAATTGACAAACCCTAGACTCAACACAATACCAAGAGCTGCTACCGACGACGCCGACTTCCTATTGCCTACTGAGCCGCACTTTGAGCAGCTGTTAGTAGCCTCACCTCAGGTTCTTCCTCCGTCCTTCATTGTCTAATTATCGCGTGTTTGGTTACCGAGAAATTTGAAGTTCTTGAAACTCGTTTTCTCCGTTTAAATTTTCTTAGgagttttgaaatctccgagtTTAATCTTTATAGAACATGCTATTTTCCCATATTGATGAAGTCATGAGTTCTGGAGTAGAGCTATTATATCTGCCATTTCTTTTACTGATACTTaagattttatttgtataatattttgataattatatattacaggAATAATTATCTGCAAAAACTTGCATTGCGAAATTTTCGATTATACgtgatttaattttctatttctgttttttcatatttatgctTTCTGCtatttttttatactattttttcgTAACTATCCTCCTTCACACTCGCTCGCTTTCTTTGTCTCTCAGTCAATCTCACTATGAGCAGATCGGGCCAGCCTCCGGATTTGAAGAAGTAATTTCATGCACTCTCTATTTATTtgtaatgttatattttattgttgcaTCTATGTTTGTTGTTTAAGTCACCACACTGATTGTGGTTTGAATTTTGCATTGATTCAGGTACATGGACAAGAAGCTTCAGAGTAAGTTATCTTctatgctttttttttcttttttggtttttgggGAGTAACAGTTATATTTGTGCTAAAAAGTAGGGTTTATCTAGGATCCTAATACTTGGGCTacagtttttgttttatttgttataatggTTGCAGCTTGATTCAGCTAGTATTTGGGtttctggaaaattaattattgtgttttctCATGGGTTATGTATGGGTATGTTAATCTTTCTCAAATGTTTGGTTCAGTTTGTTCATGGATGTTACATTTTAGAATTCAGTTGAGATTGTTGTTATgcaatcaattcaatttatttttgttgaggTCCTGCTATGGATTCCTTAGAACTGAACTTCTTCATAGATTTCCTGGCTATGTAATTCTGCGTCAagaaactttcattttttatttctactttcatATACTCTGTGCAATTTTCCGTTTCAATTAGCTAATTATACATTTCCCTCTCCAGGACAGAACTCTTTGTATGTTATATTCAAATGAATGAAACTTAAACTTCTTGATTGACATTATTGTAGTATCATTGTGTTTTAACCTGTCTGAGATGTAAATTTACTAGAAATAGAAATTTGGGTTGTGCAAAATGCTATGTTATTGGGGGAATAACATTGTTAACTATATGGTATTTTGGTATGTAGCTTACTCATTAAGAGAATGCCAAgatttcctttatttttggtAAGCATTCCCCAGTTACTTCCACTTTCAGCTACTCTCCTATTGATGAGGGTTGTGCTTTGGCTTTCAGATGCGTATTTCTATAAGctgaagcaagtaactttaatGAAAGAATTAACGGAACCACGCTGACTTATTTTGTCCTTGAATTTGGGCACCCTTTTCTGTTGCTAAATTAACTGTCaactaacttttttattttaaaattcttagaAGTGAGTAAGAGTCCAAGAAAAATTTCTTGTGGCTGGGGCACTATCTTTGCATTTGTTCCAGCAATGCTACTAAATCgcttttgttttctcattttgctgattcatttttatatataatatatctttcTTTGTGCTGGATATCAGTTGATGGACTACTACTCAACAGTGAGATCCAGTATCAAAGCAAGTAAAGTCTATATGAGGATTACATTATTATAAATGTGGCATCTATGTCCTTGTAGTTATAACATTGTAATTTgcttcaattgaaaaaatagattttaaaaatttctgtTTACTCCTATCATGTTTGTTTATCAAGTGATCAATAGTAGTATATTTGCCTATGCATATCTATTGATGTTAACTTTGATGCATATCTTTGGTGGGTTTCCATTTCATTCTTTTACAGTATTTAATGGTTTTATAGtgtcttttcttcatttttttatggttttttgtTCTATTATGGCTTCTTTGTTTTCTAGCcattaaaaaaattgcttttTAGATTCTTTTATTGGTAATCATTATATGTTGCACTACCATGTTTGTCTAGTGCCTGTGTAAAGTGATCAGGATAAACCCTTTCTAAGACAATCCCATAAACATCCATAGAAACAAACATGATTAGAGTTCTGGGGCATGTTCCACAGACTTGTAGCATTGATTGACATTCGATGTGTGCTTGTTTATGTCTTTCATAGATAGCATGGACATCTGTTAGGaagattattaattaattttccaaacatttaaaaaattcaatttgtattCCGTACTGCAGTCAAGCTGAATGCCAACCGGATGATTGTTGGAACACTTCGTGGGTTTGATCAGTTTATGAATCTTGTGGTTGACAACACAGTGGAGGTGAATGGCAATGAGAAAACTGACATAGGGATGGTGGTGAGTCTTTTTTGTCTTTACCTTTTGTTTACCCATGATCAACTTCCAATTGAGTAATGACATTGCAACAGTCTTTCTAATTAAATCACATATCTCCTGCAGGTTATCAGAGGAAACAGTGTTGTCACTGTTGAAGCTCTTGAACCTGTAAGCAGAGCACAGTGATCTTTGGTTTCCCATTGATGCTGAGCTAATGTATTTTGCTACTCTTATTAGTGAGTTTCAAACTTGATGAACTCGATATGAAGGTTAGGCTATTGCTtagcattaaaaaacaaagatattGGTTAGTACAGTGTTGAAGATGTCAGATAGTTGTAATCCTTGGATGTTAGGCCCTATTACTTTAATGCTAAATTGTCTATGTGCTTAGGAAGGAGAGCCATGTTTGACAGGGAACTGTTATTATGGAAGGCTGCTTGTAAACATTCTGTATTCTTGGACGCCTCGAAGTTCATGTTTGTTTAAGATTAAAGGCATGagttagatttttatattttttattctgtttaatTAACGAACTGACTAAACAGTTAATCAAGACAAAATACACTGCTTCAGAATTGTAATTTCAATCAACCCAGAAGTTCCTGCTAGCCTTGCGTCAAAGGAACTGGAGGAATAGTCTGCTCATGCCTAAAGATATTGTAAGGATTAACCTCGGTCTTCACTCTAACCAATCGCTGAAAACTATCCTAGAAATTTGTACTACCTAAGGCATTTGAGTTGAGTTAGTTTAGTATTTGGTTTGAATGAGCTGAACTTGAGTTAAGAGTAGTTTTAGTTCGACTTTGAGTTTAGTTGGCTCGATTTAAGGAGTTATtggtatatttgttttctttaaagaCTTCATTTCTTTAATGAAGCTTCTTTATCTTTGGGGATCTCATCATCAGCTTAGTTCTAAGGAGTTATtggtatatttgttttctttaaagaCTTCATTTCTTTAATGAAGCTTCTTTATCTTTGGGGATCTCATCATCAGCTTAGTTCGATGAGGTTTCAATAGCTTTAAGACTGACTTATCATAATTCTATCTTCATTAACAAGATGGCGTTCTTATTCTacttatatgttgatgatattatcatCATAGGAAGTGCGACATCAATCATGTCTTATGTTATCACAATAGTCAACAAGAAGTTTGCTTTAAAGCACCTAGATTCTTTGTCTTAATTCTTAGGAATTCAAGCAAGCAAACAAGAAATATCTCTTACCTCTCAAAAAGATAATGTATACAAGATGCTTTCTGAAAGACTCAAATTCAATACTGCAAACCGTCCATGTCCTAAACCCATGATTGTAGGCCATAAATAAACTAAAGATTATGGGAATCCTTTCTCAAGGCCTAGCCCTATAGAACTAATAAAAGTACCATTGGAACACTTCAATATGCTACGATTACAAGACCTAACATAGACAATTCTacaaataaactataaaatttcTGTAGTGGTCCAGTGGAACGTCATTGGTAAGGAGTTAAAGAGAATGTTGAGATACGTGAAGGGGACTGTTAACCTAATATTTTATACACCTCTGAAGGAAAATCTGAAATTCAAGCTTTGAATGTAGATGAGGAGTGTGATTTAAAAGATGGATAACCTACTTGAGATTTCTATATAGAATTCCACTAATAATCTCATAGCTTGAAGTTTAAAGAAACAAATGGCAGTGTCCAAGTCTAACACCAAGAGTGAATACAGAGCTCTGACCCAAATTGGAGCTGAAATAGTCTGGTTCAATTAACTTATGCAAGAGCTAAAGATAAAACAATTCAGCATTCGTATCATCTAGTGTAATAACATGAGGGACAACTTCACTAGCTCTTGATCATGTTCTCCATGCAAACCCAAAGTTCTTTTGAtggatttatattaaagattatAAGTCTCGCGTTTAAGATCACAAATTGAAAGATAAAGCAGTAAGTCTAATTTCGTGGTACCTGTCCACAGttcatatttttacttttccTGACAATGAAAGCGTAGAACCAAACAAACTTGGCAGAGAAAGCATTACATAATCTTCTCTATAACATTTCAAGCCAtgacacatttttattttatcgttTTTATTCTGTGTAATTAACCAGCCATACAAAAAACCATTACAAAATAAACCACTTAGACTTGTAAATTTAATAACCCAGAAGTTCTTCCTAGAAATGCTTCACAGGAAGTGGAGGAATACTCTGCTCATGCCTAAAGAAATTACCAGGATCAACCATAGTCTTCACTCTCACCAATCtgttaaaattatctttaaaatactTGGCACCCCAAGCACTAGCCTCAATAGAACTTGTGTTGCTTTTCTTGTTCATCCCCAAATCAAGATCCCTGTAATTCACATAAGCCTCCCTGGGAGACTTTGACACATAAGGAGCCATGTAATTGTACAGCTTCCTGATCCAatccatgtgccttgctgcgtTCTTTTCACCATCTTCCCACAGACTTACATACTGGATTTTGAAAATGGTTCCCTTCCTGTGAGGAAATGGGATTTCAGTTTCCGAAATTTTGCTCATCATTCCTCCATATGGGTTCCATATCATCAATGGGGAATCTTCCTGAAGAAGCCTTGTCCATAAGCATTCCAATGCAGTTTCGGGAATTGGTTCTTTGACAAAGTCTGATTTGGCCTTGAAATAGTTCTTGAATGTAGACTTCCCCTTGAGGAGAACTTCTGGTGTTGTGTTGCTTGGATAGCCTCCAATGTAAAGTACAGATTTGATCCAGCTCATTTCGATGAAATCCTTTTGAGTTAATCCCAGTTCAGGAAAACTATGTTGCATAACCTGGAGAAGCCTGTCAGCTCCGCCGAGAAACAAGGCGTTGTATGAGGTTGTGACAGTTCTCTGGCCCTTATTAACTGTGCTTGGAGCCACTTGAATGACAACTCTAATGAAGAGATTTTCATCAAGTTTATCTGCAACTTGTTGCCATCTGTAAAGAGTCTTTGTGGCTCCTTCTTCAAGGGCCTTTG from Mangifera indica cultivar Alphonso chromosome 6, CATAS_Mindica_2.1, whole genome shotgun sequence encodes the following:
- the LOC123219149 gene encoding probable small nuclear ribonucleoprotein G; the encoded protein is MSRSGQPPDLKKYMDKKLQIKLNANRMIVGTLRGFDQFMNLVVDNTVEVNGNEKTDIGMVVIRGNSVVTVEALEPVSRAQ
- the LOC123219148 gene encoding berberine bridge enzyme-like 15, translating into MKFTIVSLLIFLSASWAISLPVQERFSHCLNSNSQVSIPFSTFCSPNDSSFSSILESSAQNLRFLEPSKPKPVFIFTPLYESHVQAAVICSRKLGIHMRVRSGGHDYEGISYVSEIETPFIVVDLAKLRSISVNIPDNSAWIQAGATIGEVYYRISEKSNTHGFPAGLCPSLGVGGHITGGAYGSMMRKYGLGADNVIDARIIDVHGRILDRAAMGEDLFWAIRGGGGASFGVILSWKIKLVPVPPIVTVFTVTKALEEGATKTLYRWQQVADKLDENLFIRVVIQVAPSTVNKGQRTVTTSYNALFLGGADRLLQVMQHSFPELGLTQKDFIEMSWIKSVLYIGGYPSNTTPEVLLKGKSTFKNYFKAKSDFVKEPIPETALECLWTRLLQEDSPLMIWNPYGGMMSKISETEIPFPHRKGTIFKIQYVSLWEDGEKNAARHMDWIRKLYNYMAPYVSKSPREAYVNYRDLDLGMNKKSNTSSIEASAWGAKYFKDNFNRLVRVKTMVDPGNFFRHEQSIPPLPVKHF